Proteins encoded within one genomic window of Syntrophobacterales bacterium:
- a CDS encoding redoxin domain-containing protein, which translates to MDSTTKVGKKVKDFTLKDQNGQDFRLYECRGKRVLLSFHPLAWTPVCAQQMQSLEKSKKALDKLNTVALGLSIDSVPCKAAWAKSLKIKNTRLLADFWPHGGVAKSLGILRAEGFSERANIILDEAGKVIFIKLYPLRQLPDIEEILAALRG; encoded by the coding sequence ATGGATAGCACAACGAAAGTTGGTAAAAAGGTTAAGGATTTTACTCTAAAGGATCAGAACGGCCAGGATTTTCGGCTTTACGAATGCCGGGGTAAACGGGTGCTGCTCTCCTTTCATCCGCTGGCCTGGACGCCCGTCTGCGCCCAGCAGATGCAGTCCCTGGAGAAAAGTAAAAAGGCCCTGGACAAACTCAACACCGTCGCCCTCGGCCTCAGCATTGACAGCGTTCCCTGCAAGGCAGCCTGGGCCAAAAGCCTGAAAATCAAAAACACCCGGCTGCTCGCCGATTTCTGGCCGCACGGTGGGGTGGCCAAATCCCTGGGAATTCTCCGGGCCGAAGGCTTTTCAGAAAGGGCCAACATTATCCTGGATGAAGCGGGCAAGGTCATTTTCATCAAACTCTACCCGCTCCGGCAGCTTCCCGATATCGAGGAAATATTGGCGGCGCTGCGGGGCTGA
- a CDS encoding DUF3365 domain-containing protein produces the protein MLLLQGVRGVNNFIERALVFVSLTVILGAASYQIYSKTRAVMEAETLSASRQIAVTIGDTVTAYGETGDMNGLGLFLKATAARKDVESVHAVRDPAVAAQFKERQGGQPQDEMEKLALSTGKETFNVYRDKSLIRFVLPIIAKKDCLSCHNTAKENDVFGAVSVSLRSDHAEPRWR, from the coding sequence ATGCTTTTACTACAGGGTGTAAGGGGTGTCAATAACTTTATAGAGCGAGCGCTCGTTTTTGTCAGCCTTACCGTGATCCTGGGGGCCGCTTCGTACCAGATTTACAGCAAAACCAGAGCGGTGATGGAGGCAGAAACCTTGAGCGCTTCCAGGCAGATCGCGGTGACGATCGGCGATACCGTGACGGCTTATGGCGAAACGGGCGATATGAATGGCTTGGGGCTGTTTCTGAAAGCTACCGCTGCGCGCAAGGATGTGGAAAGCGTTCATGCCGTCCGGGACCCTGCCGTCGCCGCGCAGTTCAAAGAGCGTCAGGGGGGGCAGCCTCAGGATGAGATGGAGAAGCTGGCACTCTCCACAGGTAAGGAAACATTCAATGTTTACAGGGACAAGAGCCTGATCCGGTTTGTTCTTCCCATTATTGCCAAAAAAGACTGCCTTTCTTGTCACAATACAGCCAAGGAGAACGATGTATTTGGCGCGGTATCGGTATCGTTACGCTCTGACCATGCCGAGCCGAGATGGCGGTGA